In Scophthalmus maximus strain ysfricsl-2021 chromosome 5, ASM2237912v1, whole genome shotgun sequence, the sequence ATTCACATTATCACTTGTGCTGCAGAACTGCTAAATCAGCAAAAAAGATAGGTGTCCGCATTTCCATAGAAactttgaatatgaaatatgtacTCTGTTTCTACTGGGATATTCGGGTGGTATacattttccccccattttacatttcattcaacAGCATTAGCATAATGGAAGTGTTGGCAGAGAAAATGAGGGAAGAAGCAGATAAATaagggcagggggaggaggagggccagTGGGCAGGAGGATGTTCAATAATTCAGCACAGAGCAATTGCTttatatgatgaaaaaaaaagaagcactctTCTAAATTAGAGTTATATTGGACCGTATTACCGGGCAGCAATGGGAGAAAGATCCAATAAGAAAGAAATTCACAGTAGCACAGCATCAAGTTTTAAACCAAAGACTGGACATAAAAGTCAATGTTGAAGTGCCGGAAATCTGTATTCTCTCCTaaaaccagcagagggcgactccactggttgcaaaaaagatgttggtttctatagaagtcaatgagaaaatgactctacttctcacttgaacGCCAGATAAACATGTTCCTCAGGAGTTTTTGTTCTCAGTCTCTGGTATTACATCTtcttcaatgcagcatgatgttcatttagtaaattatggttccatttagagtaaaatagacaataaagcacccattggggcgtggatactaAACTCAAccggcttcaaaacggcagttcacaaaacaGTGGGGGAAGTCAGTGTGGGTTGCCACTTACGTAAAACACCAAAGCTTGATATTTACACACCTCCCAAAGTTGCtatgataaaacattttgacaaagaGGAAATTTAATCCCAGGATTCACCCTCCTTCTAATTAAATGTCCCCACCGTGTTCACCGGCACGTCGCTAACATTTCCCCCAGGAAAAACGGCCGCCTGCTGTTGCTGAAAATAAGGATGCTTAAGTaagagctgaggggaactgcagagccagatgataattctctgtggcTTCACCTCTATGAGCGACCCCTTTCATAATACACATTGTCATTTAATCCTTATTAGCCTATGTGCCAAACATAGGTCTGCGCTCCACCTGTACCTgttctcccctcacctcccgACCTCCTCCGTCTCCCAGGCTGCAGCCGACTATGTGAAGGCCCACCTGCCCGAGTCgctgaggcagcagctgcaggccttcgagagagagaagagggagagcgcCCTGTCGTACAGCAGCATCCTCGAGCAGCGCATCCTGGCCGTGGATCGTGAGATACTCGACAAGCTCTCTGTCAACCACGACGAAGCAGGTCAGGGGGGGGAAGGGAATCGTGTATCAAATTAGTGTTTGCGTTGTGGTAGGGGGTCGAATTATGATCCAACAAGAGAGATtattggtgatttttttccctttgcctTATGATAATACCAACCAAATCGCAAGTGTATGTTCCTAGTCtgctaatgtgtttgtgtatacgACGAATTATAGATGTGCGTTTAATGTGTGAGTCTCAGACTGTCTGACTCAGTTTACATATATAGTACATATGTTATATGGGGTTTTATGGGATACAGTTTTGCCAACGTACAATGTTAAACTGTTCATGTTTTTACTGTACGTTAAATTCAGGTTTTAAGACACATAATTTGTATATTGAATGTTGCTACctattaattaattttctgcCACATTTCAAGCCCCTGGAGGGTTTTCAGGCAATCCCCTTAATTAAGAAATGATGGATTgcatcaaactttttttaaatatgtggaAAGGGTTGGAAAATTTGACTCAAAGCATTTGTGGGAAATTAAGTTTTGTGTAGTGAAAAGGAATCTCATACAGATTTCAGCCAGACAAACAAAGGTGTTATAAAGTTTGTGCCCCTGTGGAGCATCTACATGTGTTGTGATGCATTTAATTGCCTAAAAATATTCTGATGCCAAAAGCAGATATGTTAAAACGATGCCTTCCAGTGCTCGTTTGTTCGGCGTTCACAATGCCTGCCTCTTAAAGGACTTTGTGCTTCACAGCGCCTTGGCTATCAAATAAAATCTAGCAGTTTGCTGTATAGTATTCCCTCAGCACAATGCTTCCCGGCTGACATTTACCTCTCTGACGGGTTCCTTTTGTACACTTCACTCGAAGTGCAGACTGAGAAGAGTGAGACTGCTGTAACATTAAGCTGCTGCATGTTGATGTTGGTGGAGCAGTTGTAAGTTTCAAAGCTTAAGTCCGGGCGGATCAGTTGGTGGAATTTGATACATCTTCCCCAGGAAACACACGTTGTGggttattgtttttcattgttgatttgttttgccACTCTGTCAATTTATATACAGATTTTTACATCATTTTGTATTCAATGTTGACCTACTATTGAGCCACAGGTCATAGTATTTTTACGAAGGAATGACCTCTTGTCTGTTATCATTTGTACCATAGATTGAATGCCCTCTTCTTCCAAATTCTGCAAAATTGCACTTTAAAGGGCAAAAAATTCTATACATCATCATAGATTGCTGTAGTGATACTTTGAGCCCTGATTGATTAGTATAAGTGTAATTGTTATTAGTTACATGTATTAATTATGAGAAATAtaatcatttcaaaaaatgaatgtgatgtaaagTGATGAAGTGCAGGAAAACAGTTTAAACACACAACTGGATTTGATTCAGTATCGTAACACATCTTTGGGACATTTACAAATAATTTAGATCCGTCAGTACCTTCAgcctttcatttcagtttctttctctctctctctctctctctcccttgcagGTACGACATGTCTCGTAGCGCTGCTGTCAGACCGAGAGCTCACAGTGGCCAACGTCGGAGACTCTcgtggtgtgttgtgtgacaaaGACGGCAACGCCGTTGCACTGTCACATGATCACAAACCATATCAGCTCAAAGAACGCAAGAGGATCAAGAGGGCTGGTACGTAAGAGACATCGACACAGCTGAAATATAACGTGTATATGCAGCATGTACAGTACCTGCACTGCTCTTCTCTGTGTGGTTGAGTCTGGGGTCCTTGGTTGCCATCTGTGGGTCTGTTCAGGAACAGCATTCTGTTAAACATTTAGCGCAGTGTCAGAAATAGATACCGAGTCTGTGTGATTGAATGATTTTCTCAATTTAGCATTTGTCACATTATCTATctcaaatcaatcaaatcagCATTTTAGAGCATCAGCATCTACAGACACAACTTCTCACTTTTAAAAcactcagacaaacaaaagTACATTTGTGGGTCAAACAAAGACTCGAAATAGTCCATGATTTGGATTGCTGTACAGTACATCCCACCCAgccattattttttctcttcatcagaCTGTACTGGACTCTGATTAATTACTGACGTTTCCATGTTTCTCTTCACTCTCAGGAGGTTTCATCAGTTTTAACGGCTCCTGGAGAGTGCAGGGAATCCTGGCAATGTCCCGCTCCCTGGGAGACTACCCGCTGAAAAACCTCAACGTAGTCATCCCCGAACCGGATatcatgacctttgacctcgaCAAACTGCAGCCAGAGTTCATGATCCTGGCTTCCGACGGCCTGTGGGACGCCTTCAGCAACGAGGAGGCCGTTCGGTTTGTCCGCGAGCGCCTGGACGAGCCTCACTTCGGCGCCAAGAGCATCGTTCTCCAGTCCTTCTACCGCGGCTGCCCCGACAACATTACCGTAATGGTGGTTAAATTTAAAAGTGGAGCTGGGGGGAGCAGCAAGGCGGGGGACTAGGTCTCGCGTTTTAGAGCTCGAATTATGATCAATGCTTTCTGTGatattatttttcccccccatcttCTGGGTGGAGCTGCAATATCACaggaggactgaggactgatAGTAGGAGAACTGGACTTTGGACAAGTGCACACATACATGCTTACACCTGTAAAGATTAGGTCTTGTTTCCTTTCTAGGTTTCTGATTGAGATTAGGGCATGTAAATACAATATAGACCCAATAACCATCAGCCAACTTAATGATAAATGCTTTCAAAAATAGAAGTGCTCCAACAGAGGAGATGCATAAGCGCAGGACAAACAGACACTAAACCAGCACACTTAAAGACTGTGAGTGAT encodes:
- the ppm1la gene encoding protein phosphatase 1L isoform X2, with product MGRGSSERLVESARGRSESRGPETLFLLCISLALWSYFFHTDEVKTIVKSSRDAVKMVKGKVAEMMQNDRLGGLSVLDAEFSKTWEFKNNNVAVYSIQGRRDHMEDRFEVLTDIANKSHPSIFGIFDGHGGEAAADYVKAHLPESLRQQLQAFEREKRESALSYSSILEQRILAVDREILDKLSVNHDEAGTTCLVALLSDRELTVANVGDSRGVLCDKDGNAVALSHDHKPYQLKERKRIKRAGGFISFNGSWRVQGILAMSRSLGDYPLKNLNVVIPEPDIMTFDLDKLQPEFMILASDGLWDAFSNEEAVRFVRERLDEPHFGAKSIVLQSFYRGCPDNITVMVVKFKSGAGGSSKAGD
- the ppm1la gene encoding protein phosphatase 1L isoform X1 yields the protein MVGDTMTLLSLLGRIMRYFLLRPETLFLLCISLALWSYFFHTDEVKTIVKSSRDAVKMVKGKVAEMMQNDRLGGLSVLDAEFSKTWEFKNNNVAVYSIQGRRDHMEDRFEVLTDIANKSHPSIFGIFDGHGGEAAADYVKAHLPESLRQQLQAFEREKRESALSYSSILEQRILAVDREILDKLSVNHDEAGTTCLVALLSDRELTVANVGDSRGVLCDKDGNAVALSHDHKPYQLKERKRIKRAGGFISFNGSWRVQGILAMSRSLGDYPLKNLNVVIPEPDIMTFDLDKLQPEFMILASDGLWDAFSNEEAVRFVRERLDEPHFGAKSIVLQSFYRGCPDNITVMVVKFKSGAGGSSKAGD
- the ppm1la gene encoding protein phosphatase 1L isoform X3 — encoded protein: MEPETLFLLCISLALWSYFFHTDEVKTIVKSSRDAVKMVKGKVAEMMQNDRLGGLSVLDAEFSKTWEFKNNNVAVYSIQGRRDHMEDRFEVLTDIANKSHPSIFGIFDGHGGEAAADYVKAHLPESLRQQLQAFEREKRESALSYSSILEQRILAVDREILDKLSVNHDEAGTTCLVALLSDRELTVANVGDSRGVLCDKDGNAVALSHDHKPYQLKERKRIKRAGGFISFNGSWRVQGILAMSRSLGDYPLKNLNVVIPEPDIMTFDLDKLQPEFMILASDGLWDAFSNEEAVRFVRERLDEPHFGAKSIVLQSFYRGCPDNITVMVVKFKSGAGGSSKAGD
- the ppm1la gene encoding protein phosphatase 1L isoform X4, which produces MVKGKVAEMMQNDRLGGLSVLDAEFSKTWEFKNNNVAVYSIQGRRDHMEDRFEVLTDIANKSHPSIFGIFDGHGGEAAADYVKAHLPESLRQQLQAFEREKRESALSYSSILEQRILAVDREILDKLSVNHDEAGTTCLVALLSDRELTVANVGDSRGVLCDKDGNAVALSHDHKPYQLKERKRIKRAGGFISFNGSWRVQGILAMSRSLGDYPLKNLNVVIPEPDIMTFDLDKLQPEFMILASDGLWDAFSNEEAVRFVRERLDEPHFGAKSIVLQSFYRGCPDNITVMVVKFKSGAGGSSKAGD